The genomic interval tagaacataagtcaatgggctgactccctgatcagtgccctgactactgaactagtaagatgattgagacgcgcccatcaagaccatcagggaagtggaaaaaagctaaattgttttatttgagagtttaaagagtgggattaaaggcacccacaaaaacaaaatgtggacCTAAATTaagagtactgttaatagtgtgagGGTTGAGAagtgcactccagcagtttaaatagctgtttggatgagaaattatcacaatgcattattttacagaacatgttttgaaacaattaacatttaatttcgtatcacggcacatgtaggctattggggtgtacgatagtgatgatgatgtgatgtggagtaccattcattcacattaatcattgcatgacaatttgtaagattcttcttcttattatgatttttattattaatgacgcttattgttatttagacgaagaatgtcgttattatttattttattattatttaaaagaagaagaatgtcatttttattattttgtcagtctgaattattttcagtcccagtccgtgcccagctgccgggcctaaccctgaacTGTCAGGTAAAGCGGCACAGGctcaactggaggaatacatatgcctacaaatcatgCTTGgtatcacacaaattaaacattgaagtccatgttgcacaaaaataaacactaaagtttataattactatgctgttgttgttgtttttacagtgggtcatgaTGTAGcgtatctttgtcagtgcgtttggtggtgttaggaattgtttttcattttcgctctaactcaaaacgtgcggacaccacctcctgagctagCGTACGATTTGAGCGTGCCATACGCCAAcatccatattgataaatctcaacgTCACcttgggtttgggtgtacgctggaaatttgttgtacgcacttttgataaatgagggccactgtGAGCATAATAGTTACACTCTGTACGTTCTGTAAAATGTACAAGTAAGTACAGGTAAAAACACACAGTTGTACCTGACAGCGGCTCCCTGCGTTTGACGGGCTGTTCTTCTTCTACTAACTCTTGCTCCTCTTCCTGCATGCTGTGGTTTGTTAGCGAGTCCCCTCTGAGTTTGCTCAGACTGACCATGCGCAGGAATGAGGGACGCCTGCGATTGTCTTCATCGTTTTCAGTTGTCAGGTCACCCGTAGGTAGACTATCTCTGCGTTCACTTTCCTTACGACGGCCTGCAAACCTGAAGGTTAAAAACTGTGTTAAGAAACACTCCCATTACAACAACAGCTCTAGAAAACATCTAGTCTCAGAAATAATGATCGATATAACAGTtagatataaatattatattttcatGACTGATCTGAAAAAACAATGGTGTGcaaacatttttacaatatttagaATCATGCATAAATATAACAACAAAAAGTATTACAATAAATATCCACTTTTAAGTAAGAAGAAATGCTTcccattttttgttgttgatgtcAAGGGCTTTTTTggcacaaataaaataaacacacacacacacacacacacacacacatctaaaaaaaacattaaatacaagTTCATATGTTACAAGTttttgctttgaatttagtttgataaacaatTGTAAAGACTAGTTGAGTATAATATGTACATCCTGAAACATGTCAAATTCTCACCTCAGTAAGGTCATGATTTCCTCAGAAGCTCGCCgatagttcttttttttctttcctgagGAGGGTGTTGCCGGGAGAGTTGCGCTCCGTAGTGAAGGAGTGGCACCCCACACATTTCTTCCGGTCAGACGCAGACCCTTGCCTAATTTGCCAAGGGTCTTCAGTGGTGATGAGCCACAGATTCGTTCCAGAGTTCCTCTCTTTTCTTTTGATCCTTCAGTGACCTTTGACCCTCCACGCTGCTCTGCATTTGCCTCGTTCTCTTGTGCTTCGCTCACCTGAGATGACCTTTGGTAGTCCTGTCCATTCATCCAGACCCCATCCTCTTCATTATTCCACCCTATGCCTGCCCACGCCCCTTCAAACGGATTCAGATCGGATGATGGCAGAATGAGTTCCCCATTGCTATGATTGCTCTTTAGGATGAGTTCTCCATTAGTTAGGTTACTCTTTTGGAGATCACCATTGGTGTGGTTACTCTTGAACCTCATGGGCAGCCTCTTGAGGATGGGCATTCTGGTACTGGTAACTAGAAGGCAAAATGGACATTGTAACATTGGTCAGAATTAAATGTCTTGTTTTCCGATTTCATTGAAATACCTTTCAtttgcaatatattttctaaagaTCTCACATTACAGGTTTTCCAAACAGTTTGTCACACATCTGCAGAAATAACTAACTTTAAAAAGTTAGAACATTTTTGCTGATATTATGGTGGATATAGGTAAAGTTAGTACCAGGTGTGGTGGCataggtaagtttaagggtagggttaggtgtagggaagtgtcaacagtgtaattataaatgtaactacagaaattaattattataatgtaatgtaattacattcatgtaatttttttaaaaaatgtaagtacaatataaaaatgtatatacacaataagtgcattgtaccaaatgattcattaaaatgttagtacactgtagttaaggccacctaatatatatatgaatgtttacatttaaattacattttacatttaaaagttatACTTCATTCCAATTTGCAGGATTTTCTTGTACCCTACATGTCACTAAGCATGTCTATAGCCCATGTGTCCTGCTTAAAGGTAACCAGAGTTTAAACCTGTTTAAACCGCTTTCATCAGGTCAGTCTTAAATGACTTTGCCTTGTTGCATTCTCATTGTTTCTGTATTCCGGCGAGCGGAGTGCATTAACAgcatatgtatgtgtgtatgtgtgtgttctttGAAGACGTTAGCAGTTTTTAAGTTCCTATAATGGAAGCTCCTATCCAGATGTGTCAGAATAGTTTCCTGTCCTCAGAGTTTCTCAGAACATACACACTCTTTACTCAAACACAAAcgctacacacactcactttctGCAAAGTCTCTTGGGATTAAGCAAGCATCTACTAACAAATTATACACAGTCTGTTTGTGTtttgacatacacacacaattactattatttacatttttggttCTATTTTTGGTTTTTAACTACCCTTGTGAAGGCAaaaaatacccccccccccccccccattttaataggctagtgaaaaatattttgtcaGCCACAGATTTTAATTGATattaaaagttaattatttaattatttataccTGCTTGTGTGGGTTTTTTGCTTTTCTTTTGTCATagtgtgatttttgggcaattGTATTAAATCTAATTAAGGTCCATACACGCTGTAACCAGGAATCGAACAGTGCACGAGGGTTAAGAATTCCTCATGCAATTTGAACAAAgcatcttaaaatatatattaagagAAAGAGGTGAAGACAGAGCAAGAGggaaagtgagagagagagagggaggaagggagagagaggaaggtGCTGTTGTGTAGCACACAGTGACCCCTGCAATTGTGTTTCAGCATCCCTGCTTTGCATTATTTCTGAGCAAAGTTCCCCTGGTGTGGCTGCTAAAGATCTGGGCTGGGAACCAAAAGGTTCTAGGTTCAAACTCTTTAGTTTCATCAATCATGAGCCATCACCATTGTACACTCAAATAAGGCATGTGCGTCAGTTAAATGAGTACTTGCAACCCTCACCTAAATTAATCTGGCCAATTTGGTTATTTACTGTCTAGATTCCAGGTGGACCTTATGTCagtatttttgttcttacataATTTATGGGAACAGAAGGGAAAACATCACTTGTAAACATTGTTGTTTAGAACGGAAAGAGATATTTCTCTAATAATATGTGTTCAGAGATCAAACTAACATTAACAGactaaaaaaatgctttttgttCAAGAATTGTAGAAACAGCACAGCAACAAAATCTAATTGTCTGGACCAGATCTTGATTACCtggaaattaatttaaatgaattgctgagttttataaatattaaaatgtgctTGGCAAAGGATTTTgctatgattattattttatcatCATAACCccatgattttatatatatatatatatatatatatatatatatatatatatatatatatatatatatatatatatatatatatatatatatatatatatacatatatatatatatatatgtttctaTAACATTATACAATCTTATACAAGCTTTTGTAACATAATACAGTGCCATTCAAaattttggggtcagtaagaatttCTTTATGGAaacatattaataattttattcagcaaggatgcattcaattgatcaaaagttgGAGTAAAGACATgtatgttgcaaaagctttccAAATCAGATAAATACTGTTATTTTGTACTTTCTAATCATCAAAgaatcataaaaaaacaactgttttcaacattgataaatatacgtttcttgagcagcaaatcagtatattagatAGATAAGAGTTTTGCTatcacataatatatatatatatatatatatatatatatatatatatatatatatatatatatatatatatatatatatatatatatatatatattcaaatagaaaagttatttttaaatgatggaAAAATCTTAAATTGAATCACTCAAATGTCTTAAATGCAACATCTGTATTTAGAAAGAAATTGGTAAAAACTAAATTTATGGATTTTATTGACTGGTATGAAACCAATGATAAAAATCCAAATATAGGTATTGAGAATAACACAAACATACAAGAAGGAATCATGTATCTCTTACCTTCTGCTGCAGTGGGTGGTCAGCTCAGGGCAAATCCATTCCAGTGTCTGTGCGAGTGATAGAGAGCCTATCAGTAAGAGAGGGGCAAAGTGTTCGTGTGTCTATCTCCAAGAGTTTGGGGCCTTGTATTGGAATGTTGGAGGCAGACGTTGAGTTTGCTATCAGATGATGATGCATTTTCCTGAGGAAAAAGAGACACCCTCCCTAAACAAAAAGACACACACAAGCTTACCTACACACGTAACattttatatacagtacatacccACACCAAATAACATGTAACACAAAGTACAACTTCAAATACGCAGACTAGTACACACACATCACAAATAAACTTGAGCACACATAAACATACAACCCTTGacagatttgtttaaaaaaaatatatatctacaGATGGTTTCAATGAGGTCTCAGATACATAGAGATGTTCAGTATAGTGTCACTAATGATCCTAAATTTAATAATCTTAAAAAGCTGACATACTGAAACATTTAAAGCTCTCCTATTAGAACAGCTGGAATAGGCTGTCCCAGTCATTCTCTCATGGTGTAAATGTATGACTGTTTAGCATTTTGTATCAATTATGTTTTAGTGCATAGAGCTCTTCTGGTTGAGTGTTgcagattaaaaaataaaaatatgtgacCCATCTCAAATCTGTCCTTGTGCAAATCACTAAACCCTCAGGTGCTGATTTCATTAGGGTTGGGAATCACTGCAATAGTATTAATTTTGGATGCTCCAGAAACATTATGAAATCCCCTGATTTAGCACAAGCTGAGAAATCCTGTGGTCCACACATCCAGTTGTCCAGAATGAATCTACTAGAACAGTGATTATTCATCAGGGACCTCTGCAAACTTCCAGAGGGACTCATTCAAATTtgtacatatattacataataATGATATAGAGTATTAATTAAATGgctaaaataaaacactaaaaacaaaTGCTCAATATTTAACTggcattatattttatttcagttaatttttattacaacAGAAGTACCAGAGGTACATATCAGCTTAGACAGGAGGGCCTTTGAATATTGTCTTTGAAAAAAAGTAGGCCTTGGAGTCAAAATGGCAGTACTAGAACATTCTAATATAAACTGGATACCTAAGAATCTATAGACTTTTCACAGACATTTTagcatattaaaaaaacataatttttttacatcatTTTGTACTGAGCTGTAGAattaaaaacacagacataaaCAAAACCCACCCACATTAATACCTGCCTTAATGTCATTTAGATATAGTTGTTTAGTTTAGTCAGAGAAAAGTGGACATCTCTGCTTCTGTATTACTTCTCCCTCTGGTGGACAATACATTATAGCACACCTAATATCAATATGATGCTCCCGTTTACCTTCCAATAACACTACACACCAAatcaaataatttttactttcttaaatgtttattttatgaagTCTACAAGTTCATAAACACATTTAAACTTGCTGTCAAACGACTGCTCAAATTTGGTACCTTTCTGTGTTTGTTATCATGTGTTAGTATATTATTGTGAATTTGCATTTGTCATGTAAACGTGCATACTACTAGTTCAAACATAACCTGTCAACAAGCAACAAAGAACCATGCCAATAAATTATTGCTGTGGCATATATTTATAGTTGGATACTGAAAGTTGTGCGTGTGTCCTGAGTGTGTTAGGGAGCGCAATAATCCGGACCAGATACAATCACAGTGTCTGATGTGTTGGATGTTGATGGTTGCCTCTGTGATGATGGATGTTGCCGTGGTGATGTGGGTACGTGTGGAGACAGGGATGTTCAATTCCTTCATTCTGCAACTCTTCCTGTTTGTGGAGACCATGCAGCTTCTGCAACAGCTCAGCAATGAAGGcctgaaaacacacaaacaattactttttttttttttttttttttttaaagcactcaAAAGGTTTGCATATTGTTATACAACatccagtgttgggtgtaatgcattactaagtaattactttattttaaatgctttaCCCTTAAAAAGTAAAGGGAATACTTGTAATTTTTCCGTAATTTAATTCCAGTTACcccttagcctggatgccagccgaacttagccccacccacaaaaattttaggtcgggcaattcggcCTGGCCTCACTCCATAGACGAGTAATTatctccaaacagaaactgttcggaccaatgaaatcatcagggcgggctttagacgatgatggacagatgataaacagtaacgtaatcatcacgcaATCAAGTtcaaatcctaaatggagaacttgtttgtatatgcattcaccttcacaatttctctctgaaatgatgatcatgttgggtaagtactctgtatatcattaaattattttatttttttacaacaccggcgaagatcgtttattccagcatgCGTTCagtcagggttgccaagtttttagaACAAAACCCGCCATCTACAAGCCCTAAACATTGGCTTCTCAGGGGGCTCTCcggaaaaaaatgttgtttggggggtaaaatgtgtgttattttggcaaggttgctgctaaaaatcgcactcatgggtctatatcacataatagtcgcttcaacccgcggacaaaaaaaaaaaaaacgcggacttggcaacacagtgcagttgagctctgttgacgtagcttcgttgctctgattggttgtaggtctatctaattgaggtctttcctggttcggttgaaacacacctcataatcacagcccaatggagcagtttcagactcatattctgactagaattgagtatgaccacgtcaggctagttaCCCCTGATAAAATTGCATGAAGTACTGTATAGATTATAGAACAATTCTATAGAAAACAATAATGGATTTAACATCAAAATGTAACATCtaatgttaaaatgtatgtttttaatgtaaccTTTTTCCTTTAAATACGTTGGTCAGTTCAATGAaaatttgtcattttttaatatttgttttaaagaattaaaagagcagtttcatgTCCATCCTTGAATTGTGGAAATAGTCAAGGTTTATATGGGACTTAGAAAGCAATCTGTAATAAATTATGCAGTAATATTTAGGGAGCATAATTAGTAGTACAGTAATCAAATTACACTGTTGATGATGTATTTAGTAGCTAGGTATTAATTACTTATTAGAgcaacttacccaacactgagGACAACTTACTGTACAACTTAATAAATACTTGAGtgctaataataatatttgatataaCACAGTAGGTTTAATCATAATCTTGTAGAACTATTTAAAAATTAGAgacttttaaacaaaatatgCTGTAAAATATATGAACTGCAGACATTCTCTGATTGATCTACTAGTAAACTATATAAAACTTGTAAATATCTTCTGAAGACTGTACTATAGATATGTACCAGTCAGCAGTTTCTATGCTTCCATACCTTTACGCTTCACAAACTTAAGCAATCAAATTTGAAATGGTGAGAATTGTTCCATGGTGTGTCTCACACGCAAAAAACTGATTACGTTTTTCAGATGTCAGTGttttgtgagagtgtgtgtatgtttgtgtgtgtgtgagccaagTGCCACGTTTCTCTCTACTGATTCTCTATGATGTGTCAGCACTTCAGCACTGGCTTACCCAGAGACACACAATCTTctgtacatacacacacagtaacaATCATGTACACACACTAATCAAAAGGCTGAGAGTGAACATTGTTAACGAGCCCCGATGAAAGAATGGCTTTGTACTAACAAAGAGCAATAGGGGCAAGGGGAAAGAGAGGGAacaaatcattcattcattgtgATTATTGTGAGAAACACGTGGAAGGGAGTGTCAGTCACTGCAGTGTCCctcagagagagggagagagagggaaagagaTGAAGAGGAAAAGTAACAAAGGATGAGAAGAAGAGTGAGGTCCATAGTGGGGTAATAAGGATGAGTAGACAAAAAGAttgaaaagaaacaaaaaatgttagGACAGAGAGATGACGACAACAAGAAGGATTTACAGATGAAAGGATTGAAAAAAGTACCTCAGTGTTGCTAGTGCAGGTTTGCAGAATAAcctgtaaaacaaacaaaaataaatatttttgtaaacacTTAAACCAAATGCTACTTTAATTAAAGGTATTAATTAAAGGAGCCTAAAAGGTCAATATCAGTAATATTATTAACAACTGTGTAAACTAGCATGCACTTGTGTACAACCAGTGGAGAACCAGTGGTCTTAAATATGTCTGTATTGTTCAATATTCAGACAAATTAGTTAATAAGTGAGTGGGCCTCATTTCTGAGAAAATTTTTTGgaatgtaaaattaaaatggCAGGCCAACCTCAAGGTCAATGGTCCTATCTATTACATGTCATTTTCATGGGAGATACAAACTGTAAAATGTGGGGGTGGGGAGGGGCATATTATGAAATGCTTACTATGTATTTCTAATGTATTgtatttttcatttgtaaaagaTTTTTCCcattgtgcaaaaaaacttaattttttcaCTGCATCTCATTTTATCTAGCTTGCTTCCTAACCTGTTGTCTAATATACCTggcattttatattatacatattattggcttatattataaatattattggcAATACAAATCGCCTTCTTTCCTCTTTTGCAAGTCGCTTTTAAAAGCGCCTACTTAATGCATTGCTGTAAATATGGCAAGACATAAAAGCACAggatgtggtgtgtgtgtgagagggggATTATGGGACCTGTAGTTTGTGTGTTCGCTCTTCATCACTTGGGAGAGCCAACAAATCATCAATGTTCACTTCCTCTGGCATGTCCTccaacataaacacacacaaaaaaatgagtCAAATTCCCAAAACCATTTCCAGAAATatcaacaagaaaaaaaaaactatgtatgagaatttaaaaataaaaaaaactgcagaAAGTAGTGCTATAAAGACATTTAGCTCCAACAATTACAGCCTAGATATTACTGGACATCATTTCCTTTTATTCCACTTCACATCTGCACTGCCTATTATAGCTCATTGTTCCTAAACTTTTCAGAAGCCCACAGTTTTAGTATCTCAGAATATCTTCCGTCTCAATATTTAATAATCTCAGTGGAAAACTTTCGCATGTGAGCAAATCGA from Pseudorasbora parva isolate DD20220531a chromosome 3, ASM2467924v1, whole genome shotgun sequence carries:
- the ppp1r14aa gene encoding protein phosphatase 1, regulatory (inhibitor) subunit 14Aa isoform X2, whose translation is MAEEIHTGNSPDLDDLDTAREHGVNVHKRQARVTVKYNRKQLQKRLDVEKWIDEGLERLYTGKVILQTCTSNTEAFIAELLQKLHGLHKQEELQNEGIEHPCLHTYPHHHGNIHHHRGNHQHPTHQTL
- the ppp1r14aa gene encoding protein phosphatase 1, regulatory (inhibitor) subunit 14Aa isoform X1, with translation MAEEIHTGNSPDLDDLDTAREHGVNVHKRQARVTVKYNRKQLQKRLDVEKWIDEGLERLYTGKDMPEEVNIDDLLALPSDEERTHKLQVILQTCTSNTEAFIAELLQKLHGLHKQEELQNEGIEHPCLHTYPHHHGNIHHHRGNHQHPTHQTL